The segment TTTAAGATCCTATGGGGTATCATTGAAGAAAATTCATTCCGGTCGCATTGCAACTGGAAACCACTGGTAACCGGCAAGAATCCCATAAGTCTTCGGCAACGAGGATCCTCAAGTTTCTTAATAATGTAAAACCCTCTATTATTAAGATGTCTGAGAATCCTTTTGGTTTCTTGTTTGCGGGTCACCTTCCTCAGCATCTGGAGAAACCAATTGAAAAATCGCATATTATTACTTTTAATGGCGGGGGTCCTTTTTAATTCCGCCTGCGAGAAAAAGCTCAAGGAACATCCCCTGCCTGAAAGCCTGAAACAAAAAATCATCAAACAAAGTGATCCTGCTGTAAAAGCCAAAGAAATTTCCGGCACGATCACCGTTGATCAACAATATGCAAACTCTATTCCAAATAACGCCAGACTGTTCATCATTGCCCGTCCCGAGGGAGTTTCAGGGGGGCCTCCCCTGGCCGTCAAGCGCCACAGTTTGGTGGAGTTCCCTTTCAATTACACTATCGGCCCTTCCGATGTAATGCTTGAGGGAAATCCCTTCGAAGGGGCCATTGCCTTAAAGGTTCGAATCGATCAGGACGGTAATGCCCAGGCCAGCCCGGGCGATATCGAGGGCGAAACACTGAGCGAGGCCGGTGCAAAACAAGTGGACATCGTGTTGAACAAAATAATTGCCCCTGGAAAAAATTCCGTCAGCGGAACTTTGCGCATCGATCCAAAATTAGCGAAAAATTTGCCGGATACCTGGAAATTATTTCTCTTTGCGCGACCCCAGGGCGCAACCGCGGGACCGCCTTTAGCCGTCAAACTTCTGGATTCGGTCCAGTTTCCGTACCCGTTCACTCTCGGTCAGGAAAACGTCATGATGCCGGGCTCAGTTTTTGAAGGCGAGATGACGTTGATCGCGCGCATCGATCACGATGGCGACGCGCGTTCCAGCCCCGACGATCTGGCGGGAGTGACAACCGTCACCGCGGGGGATCAACAGGTGGAGATTGTTATTGACCGGAGGGTTGGGGGTTAAAAACCTTCTTCCTGTTTGAAAGCCAGATCCACAAAGCAAAAACCCCCGTCAGCAAAAGGCACGCCTGGCTGAACAGGTCGCCGTTTTGGGCATAAAAGGTTTTTCCTTGACGGTTGGGATGGATTTCGCTGATGACGATCTCTTCTTCAAACAGTTCGGTGGTTTGCCTGAGGGCTCCTGTCGGGTCGATGGTGCCGGTGATTCCGGTATTGGCGGCCCGCACGATGGGAACGCGGTTTTCCACGGCGCGCAGTGCGGCCATGTCCATGTGCTGATAAGAAGCGGCGCTTCTGCCAAACCAGGCGTCGTTGGTGATGTTCACCAGAAATTGTGCACCGCGGTTGACCGGTTGCCGGACCAGATCGGGAAAGGTGATTTCATAGCAAATGGAAATGGCCAGTTTGTGACCGTTGAGGTCAAACACCCTGGCCTCTGTTCCCCGGCCAAAGTCGCCGATACCTTCCACCATTTTGTGGACGAACCACAATATTTCTTTAAAGGGGACGAATTCTCCAAAAGGCACGAGGTGGATTTTATCGTAGCGCCCCAGAGTCTCCCCGGACGTGTCGATTAAAAAAGCGCTGTTGAACTGGACCCGTTCCTGATTCCTCACTTCCAGATAAGGACTGCCCAGCAATAAAGGTGTTTTTGTCGTTTTTACGATTTCTTTAATAAGTTCGGAATTGGCTTTGTCGAGAGAGTAATAAAACGGAATGGCAGCCTCCGGCCATACGATGAGGTCAGGTTTAGACTGGGCGGCTTTCAGACTGAGCGTTCGATAAGTTTCCATCACCTGGCCTTGAAAGAGCGGGTTCCATTTTAAGTGTTGCTCGATGTTTCCCTGGGCCAGCCCAACTTTAACGGATTTTCCTTTTTTGGAATCGCTTTCCCAATTATTAAGCGCCATTTGCCCATAGCCGATCCAAAGGGCCAGCACCAGCCCGGAAACCCCTAAAGCAATCGCGGCTTGTTTTTTTCCCGCCGCTGATCCCTTGCGTTTTAACCATTTGTTCAATGCATAAAACAGACTGGCGTTGATGAATACAATCAACGAGGAGATGCCATAAACCCCTGTGATTTCTGCCATTTGAATCACCGGAAGACTCCCCGCCTGAGAGTAGCCGAGCCCCAGCCAGGAAAAACCATATTTTGAGTGCGTGGACCGAAGATATTCCAAAGAAGTCCAGAGTCCGGGAGCGAGAAAAAGCACCGATAAAGGGTTTCCCTGGCTCCATTTTTTGACCAGATAACAAAACAGCGCCAGATAAAGGCTCAGGTAAGCGGCCAAAAGCATTAAAATCAGGTAACTGACGACCATCGGCAGGTTTCCGTAATTGACGATGGTGTTGGTGACCCATCGCAACCCGAAACCGTAGAAGAGCATTCCGGTCCAAAACCCGAACAGGGTGGCTCTTGTCAGTGATTGGTCCTGGATGAGAAAAAATAGGGGAATTAAAGAAAACCAGGCAAGGATTTCCAGATCAAACTGTGGAAAAATAAGGATCAGCAAAAGGCCGCTTGCGGTTGATAGTATCCAGGGCCGCTTGCCGCTAATTGTTTGCACTGGGTTTTTCCTCGAACATGGGGTATAGTGGTAGGGTTGACATTGTTAAAAAAAACGAGTCCATTGTTTTGAGTTCGCAGAAAGAATTGATCGACAGCTTTAAAAAGGTTTGCATTTGCCGAAATGTGAAGGCCGGAACCATCATGACCGCCCTCAGGCAGGGGACCTTGTCTTTTGAAGCGCTTAGGCGAAAAATTGGTGTCGGAACCGGGAATTGCAAGGCGAAAAGATGCCGAACTCCCATCGAAAAACGGATAAAAGATTATAAAAACAGTCAGAAACAAGAACTCGAAAAGCCCGCCGTCTGAGCTTATTTGTGTTCGAGTGCTTAATTGAACCCCTTCCCCACGGCCTTACCTTTCTGTTTTAGAGTTTCCTTAGCCGGGAAAACCCCCTAAAGTTTTATTATAACCCGTTAAAAAAGAGAAGAAAAAGAAGGCGTTTAAGCAGTTATTGCAGAGAAGCCACTGCTTTAGCGATGCGGTCCACTCCCTGGCGAATAATTTCCTGCGTGTTGGCGAATGACAGCCGCACATTGCTGTCGGCCCCGAAGGCGATCCCCGGAACCAGTGCCACCTTCGCTTCCTTGAGCAGGAATTTAGAAAATTCGACGGACCCTCCGATAGGTTGCCCTTGGTAACGTTTTCCATAAAATACTGAAAAATCCGGAAACGTGTAAAATGACCCCACCGGACGATAGCAAGTCACTCCGTCTATGTTTGCCAGCAGTTTTAAAAGAAGATCCCGCCGCACATTAAATTCCTTCACCATTTCTGCGATGGCTTCCTGTGGGCCGGTGAGAGCCTCGACACTTGCCGCTTGCGAAATAGATGCTGGGTTGGACGTGCTTTGGCTTTGAATTTTATTGACTTGCGCAGCGATTTCACGGTTTGCGGCCAGATAGCCGATCCGCCAACCCGTCATGGCGTAGCATTTGGACATGCCGTTGATGACCACGCAATTCTCCTGAATCTCTTTGCCAAGAGAAGCGATGCTGACATGCTCGAACTTGTCAAACACGATTTTTTCATAGATTTCATCGGCAATGACAAGCAACTTGTGCTTTAAGGCGCACTCGGCGATGGCTTCCAATTCCTTTTTACTGTAGGCGGACCCCGTCGGGTTGGAGGGACTGTTGATAATGAGGGCGCGGGTGCTGGGGGTGACCGCCTGGTCGATTTGTTGCGGGGTGATTTTGAATTCGTTTTGCGCCGTCGTGTCAACGATCACCGGGGTGGCGTCTGCCAGTCGAACCATTTCCGGGTAGGACAGCCAGTAGGGAGCCGGTATCAGGATTTCATCGCCTTTATCCCACAGCGCTTGCGCTAAATTGTAGAAGGAATGTTTGGCCCCGCACGAAACCACAATTTGATCTCGCTGATAATCCAAGCCGTTATCCTGCTTGAATTTATGAACAACGGCATCCTTCAATTCATTGGTGCCGCTGACGGGGGTATAGTGAGTCTGATTATTTTGAATGGCCCGGATGCCAGCCTGTTTGACATTTTCAGGGGTGTTAAAATCTGGTTCCCCGGCGCCGAAACTGATGACGTCTTCGCCTTTGGCCTTCAGTTCATTGGCCAGGGCGGTGATTTCCAAGGTCAGGGAAGATTGGACCGACTGTATGCGTTGGGAAAATTTCATTTTGTATTTATTTTTTGAAATCCGCGGGTGACGCTTTCTGGAACCAGGTTGGAGATATTTCCTCCATGACTGGCGATCTCCTTGACCAGATTGGAGCTCAGAAAAGAGAATTCCTGGCTGGGGATCATGAATAACGTCTCGATGGTCTCATCGAGGGTTCGGTTCATCAATCCCATTTGCAACTCAAACTCAAAATCCGAAACTGCCCGCAGTCCTTTGATAATGACGGTGGCATTTTTCGATTGGACAAAGCTGGTCAAAAGGCAGTCGAACGGAACCACCTCAAGATTGCCAAGTTCTTGGGTGGCCGACTCAATAAAATCCACCCGCATTTCGTGTGGAAACAGGGGAGATTTTTTGGGATTCAGGGCGACTGCTACGATCAGATGGTCAAAAATTTTGACCGCCCGATTCATGATGTCTAAATGACCGTGGGTGACCGGGTCGAACGTTCCAGGATAAATGGCGATCCGTTTCATTTAACGATTTTTGCATTGTGGGAAAAACGCTGAAAATTATATCTCTTATTTGGTTTTTCTCAAGCTAAAAGTCAGGAGAAGGCCCCATTGCTGGAATTAAAAAACAACAACCAGGCGCTTTAAGGCGGAGCGCACTCAAGGTTGCGTTTTTTTGCTGAATTGACCGTTGCAATCAACCCAGGGATGAACCGATATAGGCTCCCCTGGGTTTTTCGATGTCCGAACTAATCAGGTTTCGAGAGGCCATCCTTTTTCCCGCCAGCGTTGCATGCCCCCATCTCCCACGCAAACAATATTACTCAACCCGGAATTATTGAGGACTTGCGAGGCCATTTTTGCCCGCCCACCCATCTTGCAGTGGACATAAACCGTTTCGTAATTTTTCAGTTCATCGACGATGGACCCCACTTCCTCATGCGGCGTGTTTTGCGCCCCCTTAATATGTCCTTCATTAAATTCTTCGGGTGACCGGACATCCAGGATCAAATGTTTTTCATTCAATTGATCCAGGCGATCGTGTAGTTCATCAATATTTATCTGTTCCATTCTAAACCTCAGAAAAATGTTGTGTGCCCCGGAGGCATATTAAAATTTCGGTTTTTGGATTATAGCATGGCCTAAATAGATTCAGGATCGGGCAAATTTAATAAAAGCCGGTTTTCTGCAAAACTCAATGGGAATAAACTGCCGATAACTATCAATAGGTTAGGAAAATTTTTCTTCCGCAACGTAAAAAACATCCCCAGGTGAATTAGGGCGTATCCCTCGTCCTGCAGGGCTTTTGAGGTGTTGGCAAGACGGCATTCAAGCTTTGGTACAAATATTGCTCGAACAGGAAAGAGTAAATAAATGAGGGCATTGGATGCATGAAGGAATATACATAGCGGCCTCCGGGGCATTTAAGCAGGAGCGCAAGCTGGATGTCATCGCCAACAACCTGGCCAATTTGGGAAATTCGGGCTTCAAGAGAGACGGTTTAGCGTTCAGGGAAATGATTCCCCCGTTCAACTCCAACGCCCAGTTGACGGCAGGTTTGAACCCGGCCCAGGGTTCGTTTCCATCCGACATCCGGGTGTCTTATGTCGGAGTCAACGATCTTTATACGGACACTTCCAATGGCACCTTGCGGCCCACGGGAAACGCCCTCGATGTGGGTCTGGATGGTGACGGGTTCTTCGTCGTGGACACGCCTCAGGGGCAGCGCTACACCCGCAACGGAAATTTCAAATTGTCGCCGGATGGAAGCCTCGTGACACAGGAAGGCCACCAGGTGATCGGCAATGACAACCTCCCCATAAAAATAGATCTGACCGCAGGCGGCAGAATATCGATCGACGCGTCTGGCGGAATTTCCCTGGGCGATGGTTTGCAAAATATTCCCGTTGGGAATTTCAAACTGGTGAACTTTGAGGATCCGACGAAACTGAAAAAACAGGGAGACGGTTTGTTGAAACTTGAAGGCGCCGGAGCGGGAGAAAAACCACCGGGCAACTTGCGGGTGCAACAAGGATTTCTCGAAGCTTCAAATGTGAACGCGATTGAGGAAATGACCAATATGATCGTCACGCTCCGGGCCTTTGAGGCCTACCAGAAAGTTATTCAATCCATTGACCAGGCGGACGATCAGGCGGTAAATACCATTGGCCGCGTGGCTTAGGGTTGAGTTTGTCTTGCCCATATTGGCATTAATGATTAGAAAGGGAAAGCATAGATGATCCGTTCTTTATACACAGCGGCAACCGGCATGAACGCCCAGGAGTTGAACGTCAGCGTGATCTCCAACAACCTCGCCAACGTGAACACCGTGGGTTACAAAAGAAGCCGACCGGAGTTTCAGGACCTTCTCTATCAGAACCTCCGCCTGGTGGGAACGCTGTCAGAAAACGGCAACCAGGTGCCCACCGGGGCGCAGTTGGGTTTGGGAACGAAAACCTCGGCGATCCAAAAGATTTTCCTGCAGGGGGATTTCGCGCAAACGCAGAACACCCTCGACATGGCGATTCAGGGGAGAGGCTTTTTTCAAGTCGCGCAAGCGGATGGAACCATCGCTTACACCCGGTCGGGTTCCTTCAAGCTGGATAATTCCGGGCAGATCGTGACGGCGGATGGCCTGACCATGGAGCCGGCCATCACCGTGCCTCCGGATGCCATAACGATTTCCATCGACCCTCAGGGCAGTGTTGCCGCGACTCAGCCGGGAGCCACGGCCCCTACGGTTTTAGGAACCATACAAACCGCCACGTTTCAAAATGAAGCCGGTTTGCAATCGATAGGTTCTAATCTTTTTGTGGAAACCGACGCTTCGGGGGCCGCCGCAGTAGGCAACCCCGGAGTCGATGACCGCGGGACCCTGCAACAGGGCTTTGTTGAGCTATCCAACGTGAGCGTCGTGGAAGAGCTGGTCAGTCTCATTTCAGCACAACGGGCTTATGAGGTCAATTCCAGGACGGTGCAAACATCGGATGAAATGCTGCAAATTGCCAATCAAATGAAACGTTAACCCCCTAGACCTTTTATGACACGATTCAGGATTTTGCCAAATTGTTTACGCGCCATTTTTGGAGCGGGAGTTTTTTTTCTTTTATTCGGCGCCGCTGCCGTTTGTGCAGCGGGAAACAATGTATTGAAGGTTCATGAAATTGAAGAACGGGCTCTAAAATTTCTGAAAGACCGATTTCCCTGGGCCCCGGAAACCACACAGGTGGTCGTCAATTATGAAGGAAAGGATGTCGTTTTGCCGCCGGGCAACCTTGAAGTGAATTTTTACTTGCCCGGCAGAACCGTCAGGCTCGGCCGTTTTCCCGTGCAGGCAAAGATCACCGTCAACAAGGCTTTGCAGAAAAGACTGCGCCTGACTGCCCGGGTCACGCAGTCGATTCCTCTGGTCACCACCAGGCACCCTGTCAATCGCGGGGAGATTTTAACGGCAGAGGATTTGCGGATTGAAGTCTCGCAATCGAATCGCAGTTTCAAGCACGCCGTGACCCGCCTGGAAGACGCCGTGGGTTTTGAGCTGGTCCGCAACCTGGGAGCAGGAAGGGTGATCACAGTCAATTCGCTTCGCAAGCCGCCGCTGGTTGAAAAAGGCAATCAGGTGACCCTGGTTGCGGAAAAAGGTTCCATGCGCATCACGGCGCCCGGTGTGGTGAAAGAAAAAGGTTTTAAAGACAGTTTAATTAAAGTTCTCAACCTGCAAACAAAAAAAATGGTATTTGGCCAAGTGGTGGACTCTCAAACCGTAAAGGTAAAATTTTAATGATGCAATTCGGAAAATTAAATGAAACCCGGAAGTTTGTGTTTGTTCTCGCTTGTTTTCTGTTGGCGGGGGTATTGTCGTCCTGTGCCAAGTCTCACCTGGCGGTGAACCCGGAGGCCGCCGTCATCCCGGATCATATTTTTTCGTCTCCAGCCACAAAAAGGGCGGATGGGGCGCTCTGGCCCGGCGATACCGCCGGCAACCTGTTGTTTGTCGACACCAAGGCGAAAGAAGTGGGGGACATCTTAACGGTGGTGATCAGTGAAAATGCCACCTCAACCCAGTCGGCCACAACCGACACATCCAAGGATGCGGAAACCTCGATGTCCTGGGAGAGTTTCCTGGGCCTGCCCAGCAATTTGGGCGTCCAGAATTTCCTGGGATCGGGAGCGCAGTTTGACCCGAGGGTGGCCGCCGCTTTATCGCGATCGAACAAAGGCACCGGTGAAACCAGCCGCAATGGGAATTTGACGGCGACGGTGACCGTGGTCATCACCCATGTGTATCCAAACGGAAATTTTGCCATCGAAGGCACGCGGTCGGTGACCGTCAATCATGAAGAGCAGATCATGGTCCTGCGCGGCATCATTCGTCCGGTGGATGTTGATTTTGACAACACCATCTCATCCAGGCTGATAGCCAATGCGTCTATCAGTTATTCAGGAGAAGGCGTGGTTGCGGACGAACAAAGAGTGGGCTGGGCGTCCAGGGCTTTGAGCTACATTTGGCCCTTTTAGTGAGGGGGCCGGATTATGAAAGATTCTTTTAAGGCATCGGTATTAGGTTTTTTGGTCGCGGCTTTCCTGGCGCCAGGATGCACCGCGCCGGTGGATAATGTAGTGGGTCCAAGTTCCACCGGTTTAAGCGTCGGGGTCTCGGCGCAGTTTGGCGGGGCGGGTTTAAAAAATGATGGAAGCAGTCAGGCCACCATCCGTGTGGAAGTGTTCACCAGCGGCGGCCAGCCGGTGGACGGCGCGACCGTGACCCTGACGACCACGCTCGGAACTTTAGGCAGTAATTCCTTAACCACGGCCAATGGCGCGGCGACGACCACGCTGACCTCAAGCACCACCAGGGGGTTGGCCGCCATCGTGGCCACGGTTGATAATGTGAGCGCCAACACCGCCGTTCCCATTGTCTCCTTCTAACCAATATTATTGCGATGGGTTCAACCCGGAAATTAATTTCCCCCAAATATAAAGTTTCTCCGATCGGAGGATTTCTGTTTGCAGGCTTTTTACTTTCGGTCATCTTGGCGTGCACCAATGACTTGGATGAGGGAACGCCGCTTGGCCCCTCTTTGGCAGGCGTGCAGGTATTACCCGCCAACGGCCAGGTGCAAAAACTGGGAACATTGACATTCACCACCCGGGGAGGAGTCGCGCCGTTTTCTTTCACGATCAGCACGACAACGATAGGAACCATCGACCCGGCAACAGGCGTGTTCAGTGCGGCCAACACAGCCGGGGCGGCGACGATCACAGCGCAGGATGCCGGTGGCGCGACAGGAACCGCATCCGTTACGGTGCTCGCCAATACGACGCTCGGCGTCAGTCCGAACGCCGGAGTTGTGGCGGTCGGCGGCACGCTGACGTTCACTGCGGTGGGGGCGACGGCTCCGGTTTTCTGGACCACCAGTCCGGGAACGGGAGGAACCATCGTCATCGGCACGGGAGTGTTCACCGCCACAGCCGCTGGCACGGAAACGATCACGGTGGTGGATTCCGCTGGCAACACCGGAACCACGACAGTCACCATACCTTAAAACTATAAAAGGGGCTTATGTTTACTCAATCGATGCGAATCCGGCTGTGGGTGGTGTTATTTGTTTTGCTGGCCGAAACCGCTTATGCGGCCAGGATCAAGGATTTGACCAGCGTTCGCGGGGTCCGCGACAATCAACTGATTGGCTTCGGGTTGGTGATTGGTTTGGCGGGAACCGGCGACAGCGCCACCAACGTTTTCTTTTCCATTCAAACGATGGTCAACATGCTCTCCAAAATGGGAATCACCATCCCTGAAGGCGAGGTGGACCAGTTGAAGTTCAAGAACGTGGCTACCGTCATGGTCACAGGGAGCCTGCCATCCTTCGCCCGCCAGGGAGACCGTATCGACACCTTGATCTCTTCGTTAGGAGATGCAAAAAGTCTGCAGGGAGGGACGCTTTTGATGACGGCACTCAAAGGCCCGGATGGGCAAACGTATGCCGTCGCCCAAGGGCCGCTTTCGATCGGCGGGTTTTTTGTCCAGGGTGCCGCAAAAGGCGTGCAAAAGAATCATCAAACCGTGGCCCGGATAGCCAACGGCGCATTTGTGGAGAGAGAGTTGCCGCACCAGTTTAATTTAAAAGAAGAGGTTTTTTTAACTCTGAAAAAAACCGATTTCACCACCGCAAGCCGGATTTCCAGAGCCATCAACGATTCGATGCGGGATACCGTCGCCTCCCTGGAGGATGGCCGTACGGTCAAAGTGATGGTTCCGCCGTTTTACAAGGACAACACATCGGAATTTGTCACTCGCCTGGAAAATCTGAATGTGGAACCCGATACCGTAGCCAAAGTAATCCTCGATGAACGCACGGGCACGGTAGTGATGGGTGAAAATGTCATGATTTCCGCCGTTGCCGTGGCCCACGGCAATCTGTTCATTCAAATCACCGAAGAACCCTCCGTGTCTCAGCCGCCTCCGCTTTCCCCGGGCGGGCAAACGGTGGTGGTGCCCCGCACCCGTGTGCAGGTTGAAGAAGGGGAGGATCGCCTTCTCATTGTCCCGAAATCCATTTCGCTCGGTGAAGTGGTCAACGGCTTGAACGCCATCGGCGTGAACCCCAGGGATTTGATTGCGATTCTGCAAGCCATCAAAGCCTCCGGCGCTTTGCACGCCGAACTGGAAATCATCTGACCCTTTGCCGGGAGAATATGATAATTCTTTGAGAATCAATGAATTGAGACGGGAAAAATTTTCCCCCTGCCCGGTTTTTTTCTTCCCCTGGACCTTCTCCGATACGCAGTAAAGCGAATCGCGCCTATTTTGCAATCTCTTATTTTATCGCTAGTTAACGGGCCAATGCCGACCTCTGCCCGAAGGTCGGAGCATTTGGTATGTGGATTGCAATTAACGATAAAGAAGACAAGACGTTAACTCTCCAATGAAAAAGGTTGAGGATGGATTATTTATCTCCCCTGCAGAATCAGGGAAGTGTGTTTTCCCGGATGACAGAGCAAAAGCTGGACCAGCTCACAAACCAGGCGACCTCCGAAGACTTTAAGGACGGTGAAGAACTCAAAAAACTGGCGGGCCAGTTTGAGTCGATACTGGTGAACATGCTGATGAAGTCGATGCGCGAAACCATACCTAAAGACGGGCTCCTCAGCAGTTTCTCGCTGGATATGTACCAGTCCATGTTCGATCAGGAAGTGGCCGCCGAAATGTCAAAAAGTAAGGGAAAAGGAATAGGACTGGCCCAGGTCATGTACGACCAGTTGAGCCGCATCAACGAGAACAAACCCGATGCCGAAAAAATTCGGGAAGATTCGAAATCTTCACCGGCTCAGAATTTTAGTCTGAAGGAGTACCGCTAATGAATCCGTCGCTCAGGAAACTTCACGCGCTGATTGAAAAAAAAATTGCTCTCTACGATCAATTCATCCTCCTTCTTCAGGAACAATGGGTTTCTATTTCGGAATATTCATTGGATTCACTTCAAGTCATCATTGCTCAAAAAGAAAAACTGGTCGGTCAGATGCAAACGCTGGAAAAAGAACGATCCGCTTTAATGGCGACGATGGAGGGCCATCTGGGAGCGGCGCCTGGAGCGCTGACGCTCAAGCAAATCATCCAGACCACCTCCGATCCGATTCGCACTCAATTGGTCAAAGGCCGCGAGGCCCTGCTTTCACGAATCACCGCCATCAACGAACTGCACGAGCGTCTGAAAGGTTTGATGGACCATTCCTCGTTGTCGCTCAAAAAATCCCTGGCGTTTGTTCATTCCAAAGGCGAGGAAGCATCTTCTCCTTATCATCCCAATGGGAAGCTGGAGGAAGGAAACATGCAGGGGCGCATGTTGAGTCTGGATGTTTGATTATAGAAAGCGCTTAAAAATAGTTTCACCCCAAAATGGCTGGGTTTTAATCCACCCGCTAAACGGATGAGTTAAAATATGTCGTCCAATATTTTCAGCATTTTAAATACCGCCAAGCTCGGGCTTTTATCTCAACAGTTGGCCATCGAGGTGACCGGCAATAATATCGCCAACGTCGAGACAGACGGTTATTCCCGTCAGGACGTGATCCTGGAATCCAACACGCCGCGGTCGGTCGCTCAGGGGCAGTTGGGAACGGGGGTGCGCGTCAGTGGAATCGAGCGTGTGTTCGATCAGTTCCTGTTTCAGCAGATACTGTCGGAAGGCGACCCGACGGGGGACTTCAAGGTGCGCAAAGATGTGTTCGAGCAACTTGAAGTGCTCTTCAATGAAAACCAGGGCCGCAGTTTGAACAGCGAGCTGAGCGGATTTTTTGGCGCCTTGCAGGATCTTTCGTCGAATCCCAATGGATTGCCTGAACGGGCGGAAGTGATAAACCGGGCGCAGTCCGTTGCCGCGGTTTTCAATACCCTTGGCGAAGGTTTATTTCAAATTCAGAGAAATATAGACGCCATCATAGCGGACGAAGTGGCTGGCATCAACACGCTTGCAGACGAGATCGGCAAGTTGAACAAAGCGATCTTCGCCAACGAACCGGGCGAGTTCAGCGCCAACGACCTCAGGGATCAGCGCGACCGCCTGGTCACGCAACTTTCAGAGAAAATCGATATCACCTATGTCAATGAATCCGACGGGCAGATCAGCCTGACTTTAAAAGACGGAACGCCTCTGGTGTTAAAAGACGTCACCTTTGATTTGAGCACAGGATTGAATGGCAATAACAAATCGTTCCTGGATGTGTTCATCAGCAATGGCGCAGGCGGCACGACCAACGTCACCTCCGCGATTCAAGGCGGCGGTCTCAAGGGTTATCTGGACATGCGGGACACCGAAGTCGCCGCGATCCAGGGAAAACTCAATCGTCTT is part of the Nitrospinaceae bacterium genome and harbors:
- the lnt gene encoding apolipoprotein N-acyltransferase; its protein translation is MLFYGFGLRWVTNTIVNYGNLPMVVSYLILMLLAAYLSLYLALFCYLVKKWSQGNPLSVLFLAPGLWTSLEYLRSTHSKYGFSWLGLGYSQAGSLPVIQMAEITGVYGISSLIVFINASLFYALNKWLKRKGSAAGKKQAAIALGVSGLVLALWIGYGQMALNNWESDSKKGKSVKVGLAQGNIEQHLKWNPLFQGQVMETYRTLSLKAAQSKPDLIVWPEAAIPFYYSLDKANSELIKEIVKTTKTPLLLGSPYLEVRNQERVQFNSAFLIDTSGETLGRYDKIHLVPFGEFVPFKEILWFVHKMVEGIGDFGRGTEARVFDLNGHKLAISICYEITFPDLVRQPVNRGAQFLVNITNDAWFGRSAASYQHMDMAALRAVENRVPIVRAANTGITGTIDPTGALRQTTELFEEEIVISEIHPNRQGKTFYAQNGDLFSQACLLLTGVFALWIWLSNRKKVFNPQPSGQ
- a CDS encoding (2Fe-2S)-binding protein — protein: MSSQKELIDSFKKVCICRNVKAGTIMTALRQGTLSFEALRRKIGVGTGNCKAKRCRTPIEKRIKDYKNSQKQELEKPAV
- a CDS encoding aminotransferase, which translates into the protein MKFSQRIQSVQSSLTLEITALANELKAKGEDVISFGAGEPDFNTPENVKQAGIRAIQNNQTHYTPVSGTNELKDAVVHKFKQDNGLDYQRDQIVVSCGAKHSFYNLAQALWDKGDEILIPAPYWLSYPEMVRLADATPVIVDTTAQNEFKITPQQIDQAVTPSTRALIINSPSNPTGSAYSKKELEAIAECALKHKLLVIADEIYEKIVFDKFEHVSIASLGKEIQENCVVINGMSKCYAMTGWRIGYLAANREIAAQVNKIQSQSTSNPASISQAASVEALTGPQEAIAEMVKEFNVRRDLLLKLLANIDGVTCYRPVGSFYTFPDFSVFYGKRYQGQPIGGSVEFSKFLLKEAKVALVPGIAFGADSNVRLSFANTQEIIRQGVDRIAKAVASLQ
- the coaD gene encoding phosphopantetheine adenylyltransferase, giving the protein MKRIAIYPGTFDPVTHGHLDIMNRAVKIFDHLIVAVALNPKKSPLFPHEMRVDFIESATQELGNLEVVPFDCLLTSFVQSKNATVIIKGLRAVSDFEFELQMGLMNRTLDETIETLFMIPSQEFSFLSSNLVKEIASHGGNISNLVPESVTRGFQKINTK
- a CDS encoding rhodanese produces the protein MEQINIDELHDRLDQLNEKHLILDVRSPEEFNEGHIKGAQNTPHEEVGSIVDELKNYETVYVHCKMGGRAKMASQVLNNSGLSNIVCVGDGGMQRWREKGWPLET
- the flgF gene encoding flagellar basal-body rod protein FlgF, giving the protein MHEGIYIAASGAFKQERKLDVIANNLANLGNSGFKRDGLAFREMIPPFNSNAQLTAGLNPAQGSFPSDIRVSYVGVNDLYTDTSNGTLRPTGNALDVGLDGDGFFVVDTPQGQRYTRNGNFKLSPDGSLVTQEGHQVIGNDNLPIKIDLTAGGRISIDASGGISLGDGLQNIPVGNFKLVNFEDPTKLKKQGDGLLKLEGAGAGEKPPGNLRVQQGFLEASNVNAIEEMTNMIVTLRAFEAYQKVIQSIDQADDQAVNTIGRVA
- the flgG_2 gene encoding flagellar basal body rod protein FlgG, which encodes MIRSLYTAATGMNAQELNVSVISNNLANVNTVGYKRSRPEFQDLLYQNLRLVGTLSENGNQVPTGAQLGLGTKTSAIQKIFLQGDFAQTQNTLDMAIQGRGFFQVAQADGTIAYTRSGSFKLDNSGQIVTADGLTMEPAITVPPDAITISIDPQGSVAATQPGATAPTVLGTIQTATFQNEAGLQSIGSNLFVETDASGAAAVGNPGVDDRGTLQQGFVELSNVSVVEELVSLISAQRAYEVNSRTVQTSDEMLQIANQMKR
- the flgH gene encoding flagellar L-ring protein; the encoded protein is MMQFGKLNETRKFVFVLACFLLAGVLSSCAKSHLAVNPEAAVIPDHIFSSPATKRADGALWPGDTAGNLLFVDTKAKEVGDILTVVISENATSTQSATTDTSKDAETSMSWESFLGLPSNLGVQNFLGSGAQFDPRVAAALSRSNKGTGETSRNGNLTATVTVVITHVYPNGNFAIEGTRSVTVNHEEQIMVLRGIIRPVDVDFDNTISSRLIANASISYSGEGVVADEQRVGWASRALSYIWPF
- the flgI gene encoding flagellar P-ring protein, yielding MFTQSMRIRLWVVLFVLLAETAYAARIKDLTSVRGVRDNQLIGFGLVIGLAGTGDSATNVFFSIQTMVNMLSKMGITIPEGEVDQLKFKNVATVMVTGSLPSFARQGDRIDTLISSLGDAKSLQGGTLLMTALKGPDGQTYAVAQGPLSIGGFFVQGAAKGVQKNHQTVARIANGAFVERELPHQFNLKEEVFLTLKKTDFTTASRISRAINDSMRDTVASLEDGRTVKVMVPPFYKDNTSEFVTRLENLNVEPDTVAKVILDERTGTVVMGENVMISAVAVAHGNLFIQITEEPSVSQPPPLSPGGQTVVVPRTRVQVEEGEDRLLIVPKSISLGEVVNGLNAIGVNPRDLIAILQAIKASGALHAELEII